AAGTAAGGGATAGCATATTCCATAATAAGTGAGGAAGGCAGAACTTTTTTTtcccacaaaaaaaaaagcattaatTAATAGTCAGTATTTGCAAATACTCCACTCCAGAGACAAAAATTTATGATATCCCTTCAATAACGTTGATATTAACACGCCCAAAGAAACACAAATCATGAAAAATCTATTCAAGGGAAATATCTTGATACAAATAAAAGATAAGCATTATTTCACAAACATTCAAAGAGATTgggaaattgatttttttttttttttttttttttttaaaaagaagttGAAGAAGCTATAGGAAACTCACTGTAAACCAAATTCCTCTTATCTCTATCATCATAGACAATTGCAGCATGAAATCCCGCATTTTGAGCATTTCGAATTTTATTCTCAAAAGGGCATTCACCTCTTATAATCAAAGCGATTCTTACTTGCTCAGTTTCGTTGAACCCAAAACGATTGAGTAGCGAAGAACAAGCATCCAGAGGATTCGCCACATGCAAAGCTCCACATATACCGGACCTATTGACTCTGACAGCTGAACAAAGAAatacattttaagaaaataaaaagagcaAGAATTGCAGTTccaattttcatttttcttgtgTTTTCCAACATTTACTGAGCACCCAAATAGCTGAAGAGCTTAAAGAAAGTTACCAAATTTGGCGGGAAGGTCTGGGAAGGAAAATAAGAAGGGTTTCAGAACAACAGTAGCCGAAGTTAATTGAATAACGGAACAAAGAAATAACAATACACATCGAAATAGGGCTTCTCTCATCTTTTCTATCGATTCTCTTCGCTAAAATGAGAAACAAATTCTCGCTCTTACTGGTTTCGATTTGAACATCGGATTTCAGACGAGTAGTTCAGAAGTGAAAGTTGGAAGCCGGAATCGACTCGAGAGCCGACAGCCAAAGAGCgttttaagaaataatttttctcGCTTTATACAAGTAATGAATTTCGGCCTGTTCGGTAAACGACACACCGTTTGAGAAGTGCTTCCATAATTCAGAAAACTGTATATCGTTTTGAACCCATAGTTGATCATTATAAGAATCAGAAAGCATTTAGCTCGGCTGGATATGCATTTACATTTTGCAAtaattagaattaatttattgagtaaccgaaataaaattataatatattcatcatttaaatttataaaaattataataattaacataaattaataatattagatAAACTActctttagtttttaaattttaatgtagtTAACGGATATATTTGTAAAATCAAACACTTAAATATCTTTATAATTAGttcattcaaattaaaaatctctCCATTTTTACTAttagaatataaaaatatctttattataacttttaaataaataaattaaacttaaatttttaaattttaatataattaataaatctattttatatttttaaaatcatatactTAAACCTTTTCataatcgattttttttttattataatttaaatatttttattttttattttttatttaaaaaaacacttaaatttttattaatttttatttataatatttcatttaactaatttttaacgctttttattttttaatttccatttattaaaatatttcaatatttataatttcaaaattttttaaaaataattacaatttcagttatttttaagTAATATAGAATATACttaaacttttataaataagattttaaaaagaaatggtACTTTTAGAAATAGTTTGATTATCGACTAATTTTTAACTAGTATATATAATGAATGGAAGAGCTGTAAGTTTAGGCGAATCAAATTTAGAGAGATTCGAGGATttagtattaaaaatataaaaactgatcCATAAAACTTGAGCATGTAAGTGTAGTTTacacaatataaaattttttacctATATTGAAAATGATTTAAGTGTTCATAAAGATATTTtaggtatttaaaatattttttttaattaattgactaataaaattatgaattgaACAACTTTTAATTTGGACAAACGGATTATATagagatttaaatatttaattttagaaatatggGATCGATCCgttaattatgtaaaaattttggaattaaaatgtattttatttttatcaataatttatttgataaaaataaaaattgattaaatattatttgctatattttaaattttattaattatattatgaatttttataaattgataaaattatattaatataattctatCATTAATGCAGTTAAtgggttaaatttttttttttttttataaaccatAATGATATAATgagttgaattattttttatataggtaatttatatttaatcgttataattctttaaatttagAGGTGTAATATCAGTCGATAATAGGTTAATATGTAATAGTTCTAAGTATATATTTGGCCATTTAGCTTTCTGTAAGGGGTGGCCAAGGCCAGTTTCAGCCTCAACTGGTGGTTTAGGGCGATTGGATTAGATGTTAGAGTGTCATTTAACATAATTATTAAGTCTGGATGCCATTGAATCTTTATCTAGCCATTGTGTCTGGCGATGTTCATGATATTTGTTTCTTTGGTCATTCAGATATATGGAATTGATGCGGCTTCTGGGGCTGCTGTTTTAGCATGAATGTCTCGGTTTTAGCATGAATGTCTCGGCAGCAGATTATGTGCTTGATCTCTACGCTGCTGGGAAGTTTTGTTTTTCCTCTGCTTGTAATTAATTGATCCGGTAGATTCAATCATGACCGAACTTTTCATGATTCAAAAAAGAATGATCGTTCTGATAAACCCTAACTCCAGCATAAAATGAATCCTCTTCTTTTTCTACTCCAGCACTCATTTTGATACTGAATGTTGTTGAGCGCTGAATGAGACTCGCTATTATGTTTCCATACTCATGCTTGGTTGTTCCATGGGCAACCTTCGTTCTCTGGCATAACTCCTGTACAACCATGTGGTGCCTGGCCCTTAATGGGCCATCTTTATCTTCGCAAGAATGATCAAGTGGACAAGTTCCAAACACTAAAACTCTAGAAGACATAATTGACATTTACTAGCGTTGCTATTCCTTACTACACATATGGTAATCAAAACAAATAACAGATATCAGCTGAAATTATGCGGCAATGGTGACCACTGATAACAAAAACATACATCTCGAGCAAAAGACGAAAAAGTTCTGTTTATTATTAAACACGAGTACACTGGCATGCCCCAAATAAATTACCAGTACTAAACACGTACCAGCTTCTCTAATTTCATAAACACGGTATTCTGCAAACATGAAtatccaaaaaagaaaaaagacgaGGACAACCAAGCAATTATCAAGAAATAAATTATGGGTGGTAAAACAACAATGTAACTCAACTCATCAAGCGGCAACCTGACCAAAAAGCCTCTTGCGGATCTGCAATAACAACCAAACATCGTCATAGTGATTGCTATAAACCAGATAAGGATTTTATGTGTTATGCAAATTGGTAGGTTTATGCGAAGTCACTATATAATAACGCTGTCACAGCTATTGAAGATGTTAATTACATGATTTAAGCCATTTGATTGGCCATTccaaaaatttctaaatttcaCTGTTTGCTGACAATCAAGGAAACTAAAAAGCTGAAAAGTATTAATATGGTGGACTTCTGTGTTCCTATACATAACTGTTATGCGCTCAAAACCAGTGAAAAGACAAATGGAAAAGGGAAAGAAACTTGATATTCAAAACCAAAATGACTAAAAACCAACCAACCAACCAAATTCCAAAACCAACCCTGCCATGGGATGGGAAGGAAAAACAAAAGCAAAGAAAGAGCTGTTATACTCAGATTAATCATTAATGTGTGGATAGATGGGGCTTGATCCTTGATGAAAAAGCTCCGAATACTACAAATGTGACAACTTAAAAAACAAGAGAAACAGGTGAAGCATTTTGAGAACATGAAcaatttaaattctaaaatttaacaTCTTTCCTGAAACTCATACCAGGATGGAGATAAGAAAGCCAACCCTACTAGGAAGAACAAATTAGGTCTAAATACTGGATGCCATCCCCAAAATATCATTTGGAGATCACCGCCATATTAGGGTTTTAAATAAACCAGGCTAAGCCAAGGACAAAGATATTCTAGCTTGGTTTGTTTAATTTCAAGGAAGTCTTAAGTTTGAACCAAAGCTTAAATTGAACTTTAACTTTATTGTCAACCAGGATCTTGAACCAAGGTTAATAATCTAACATCAagccaaatattaaaaaaaaaaaattgtatttacACATATTTTGCATTTAATTAATGCAAAAATAATTGCACAAAACTCTTCTTAAGGGTGGATCCACTTTTATATAGAAGAGTATATTGTTTTCTAGCCTATGTGATGCAAAATTCCATATcttctcatattttatttttcctcatTCATATATCCATATTCCAAACAAATATCTAGCactgtaataatttattttattcatatgaAATATTATTGTAAGAATCCCATACTAATATAAGCAACATTCtactaaatttattattgaaacgCTAAATTTTGATAGATTAGAATTGCTcctgttaatttttaaatgattaaataaacAAACATATCAGTTCAAGAACATGAGCCAATAACACATATGTTCGTGAATCATGTTCATTCATTCTTAACTGAGCTCACTTGTTCAAACAGGTTCATTTACCTcattaaacatgcataaataagATTTATCAAGTCTTTTCATGACTTATTCATTGAGAGCCAACTTACTCACACCTCTACACAGATTTAAATACTAGGATTCAACTCTTTACTATAATCATGCAAAGCTTTCTCTCTTCATAGGAATATCCAGATATAGGGAGGAAAGGGGGGGCCTCATCTAAACCAACTCACTCTTGGATCTAGCATTACACTACAGAAAACCAAACAAAATGGTAATCCATGTGTTAACCAAAAGGAAAGATGTTTAGACTGACATAGTAGTAAAAGGCCTACTTTTCTAGATTTGAATAGCACCACAATCACGAAAATATTCAACAAGATGGATACCAGGGAACTGCCAAAGCATGATAATCCATTATCAAATAATGACCATTTTCTTATCTGGTTTGTTCCCCTTTCTCAATATGAATTtgctctttttttattttcaagaatAAATGGAGCATCTAACAAGAATCGAGAAAAACAACAGaaacaacaaataacaatgaTAAAAATAGCTTAATGAAGCATACCTCAGGAAGCTTTTTACGGAACACAACATCCAGCCGTGCATCAAGGGTATTCTCACATACAATTTTCCCATCTCGAGAAGCCAGGACTACACCTCCAGAGCTGAAGAATAATATACATTATATTCAACATGCTTTTCATCACAGGTAGTTAAAATAACTTAGGAAAccatttgagaaaaaaaaaatgatataatttCAAGCCTTATCCTCCGCAGTGAGCTATTCTACAATTAACCATATGAATTATGATAGTATATGAGTTTGGAAATCCTGTAAGCACTACCATGTTGGCCACCAGAAATCTAAAACAAAATCATCCAAAACAATAGCTAATTTCCTAGAAATTCCACGCAAATAGCAAATGGTACATTAACAAAAACATGCACTCTAAAGTCTTTAGGCCTTTAAGATGAACCAGCAAAATTACCAGTAAGGACCATGGGCATTATGGTGGCTAGGAGCAGGTGGAAGATAGACATGATTATCAACTATAATTTCTGGTGCATGAACATTTACTTTCTCCGCATATTCCTTCTTTGCTGAATCCAGGACAGACTCCACCAAGCGAAGGTCATCTTTTCGGCAGCGCAGCAAGACAGAAGGCTCCTTCAGTCTAAGCAAACTCtgcatataataataaaaatatatatatatatatatatgtgttgcTAAAAATTTATCATCCAGAAAATCATGGCATCCCTGTTAATGATAAATTCATAACCTGATAATAACATCAAAATTGGTTACATTGAAATCCATTTTCAAGAATGATGCCAGTGATAAAATTAGACTGTTCACCACATGATTAGTTAATAATGATGATGCTAGATTGCTAATGATATTTAAGAATTTGCTTCAATTTCTAtgcagaaaaaataattttcttattttggaATGATCTTATATGAATCTAACCCACtaaaatgaagaagaaaatCAGCCTTGGTATTTGCCAACCTGAACTATCAGATCATGCAAAAGCTTTTTATACACATGATGATCATGGCTCGCATTCAGAAGGTCCTTTCCTGCTGCCTCTTTCATGGCATTAACCACATCATCTTGGGCTTGAAGAACTTTAATCCGAGAAGCATTAAGCTGCATGGAGTATTCACTGCCAAAAACAAATACCAAAAATTCATCAATGCCATTTCTGGTGAAGACAAAGGTAGCCTCAATTATTTGTCAAAACTAATTGACTGGAGAGAAGAGCAGAAGATAACTCTAATTCAACAAATAATAGTGACGATGAAATTCACAATCATACTCAACTACTTGCTTTCTAGTTAGTTGACTATACGCTCTGCAAACAGGATTATCTTATTTtcgtaaatttataaatatgtaaAGCAATCTGAATACTATACCAACTTTGATATGCAATATTACGTACGTGTTATGCACTGGTTGAAGTTGGGATCCTCTCTATAAATCATGATTCAATAGGCTGGCTGATCTCAAGAATTACGAGCTAAAGACATCAGAAATTGAGTAGAAAGGCGAAAATAAACTAAGAAACTCATCTATTCGCATTATTGAACACAAGCAACAAAAAATAGATACCAAAATAACGACCGACTGATCAAAAATTGATCACTTAGAACTCCTTTTCCAGCTTAATCAATCTATACCAAATAAAAAGAGCAAACAGAAAGTAGATGTATATTACATCTTCTTTCGAACGTCGACTTGCTTCTCTTTACGCTCATACTCTTGCctgatcttcttcttctctgccTCTACCAGCTGCAACTTTTCAATATTGAATTCCTACAAAAACATCGAatgaaatcaaatcaaataccTTAAACTACCATTAATCAAATTCTCAATATTGAATTCCAACAAAAACATCAAATCAGATCAAATGCCTTAAACTAGCATTAATTACACGCCCTCCATATGATGAAAACAGATCAgcgaaatcaaattaaaattacagcTAAAAAAAACGATGATCACcacccataaaaaataaaaattctttagAAAATGCAGTAATGGAAATTGGATTACTTCTTCAGCAGAAACTGAGATCTCGTTGGCCTTCTCTTCGGCTTCCTGGCGGATGAACCTGACCATCTGCTGGATCTGCTTGGAGACATCTGCATCGTTCATTTTGGCTGATTGATCAGATGGAGTGGAGAGAGAAGGATAGAAAGAGTGAGTTCGCAGAGGGCAGGGATTTTGCGAAGGACGTTGTAGACTCTGTGATTCGTAATATAATTAACGGGGACAATTGTCGTCTAAATCCGATGGTGATTCTAAGacaaatcatttttttttttgttttaaaatgtaaaactCGTCGTATTATCTGGAAAGGGAAGGGAGATAATTAGGTTGTCAAAACTACAACAATTtagattattataataaaaaattatgttttaattaaaattttatattaaattaattatagagtttctttaaatttgaaattttcaatcccatttatattaaaattttagttttgctataattttaaataaatttaattaaatttttatattaaattaattatagtttatttaaattaaaattctcaatcccatttatattaaaattgatttttattataattttaaataaatttcaataaaatataattgaaatattaatttaaaataaatattaacgaacgtaaatgaaataaaaaattataaaactaaaactaaattttttatcttttaatatttttaaaacaaaaaaaaaaatttcttttcagtTGAAATTATAAGGCATACAGATTTTAACTACACTTAGGctccatgaaaaatattttatataaaataaatgaaattttaaaataaagtagataatatatctaatattttataattttagtaaaacttttatttaatattttttactattctgtTTAAAAGAAGcactttcttaaaataaaattagaagcgacaaaaacaatttaataatatattattatatactatttattatattatataaatcaatataatctaattatagtatatatattattatagaaaACGAAAAAAGACAATAGtatgattaaaaaatatctatAATAATAGCAGActaattctatttattttaatttgctaataaaaactttattaattaattaatatattgtaatattttttaattaatattcctGCTAAGggataaaaattgataaaattttagaatttatgataataaaagaattatagtataaatgtatttattattttttatattataataatataaatattatatataaaaatttaaataatgagtATAGATAATATGCTTTGCATGCTATtgatacttttatattttaaaaatctgtATAATTACTGTAAAATGTGAAATGAGATAacatatgttttttttaattaaaatgatttataaaaaaaaaaagagaaagaaaaagtctGCATTGTCAGCATCTAATCGAGTTTTTTTCCCACCGATCAATAATATTTACTGATCATCGGCTACCTCATATGTTTAGTGATCAACAAACTTTGAAGGGccttttcaataatatttttaaccttctgaaaaaaaaaaaaaaaaaaaagaaaagatttgAAGGGCAGGGCCTCGCGGTGTTGCGGTatgttttttttactatttatattttgaaattattaataaaatatttaattattttattttttgcattttTAGTGGTTAGGACATTGCTTTGAAAATTCATGATTAAAATTAGGAAAATCTTAATGGTTAAAAAAAAGGCAACATAATACGCAAATAATTTAAGAATTTCAAATCAagtgaagatttttttttttttgtcttgttGTAGgggatagatttttttttttttattttaaattctcaTTAATTCGTAAAATGaggtttaaaaaatttacactatttcaattaaaattttctaaacaaCTATTGCTGCAAGTCTTACAAACAAAGTTCGGCTTAAATCTAAAATTTGTCTAGatttataaagtttttttttttttcataaaagtcATATAACAAAATCGGCATTTCTGAAAGTATGCAGCAACATTGGAAGTATGCTGGTAATTTATTCAAAGTTTGAAGCCAATATCAGCGGTGACGCACGTGAGAAAAGTactgataatatatatatatttaaaaaaattttatatgcaCTTGACTCCACGTACACTTGattactaaataataataaagaaattaaaattataacaaatttcatatttttatttgttttttcccATACAATCATGTCTCATTGGTTGGGATTGACTGATTGCACATGAgaaatttctttacttttttgGCGATATTTGTACCTGACCAGAATTTGAATCAGGATTCACGAATCATTGGCGTCGGTCAACTTTTTCACCACCATTGTCCTCTGCCGCTCTAGCTAAAAacccaaaatttaaaatttatcttcGCATCAGAGAAGAGGAGCCAGAAATTAATGGAGGTGGAGGAGGGGGACGAGATTACGGCGGATACTCACCATATCACAACTCCTTTGTGTAAGATTCTACTACTTTTTCTCACGCTAATTTCTCCTCCTCTTCTCTCTAACTTTCCACTTGTCAAACAACCACAGTTCAGAAGGATCAAACCTCCTATGTCCCCGATGAGGACGAGAATTCTCCGATTGAGCAAGTCGCGCTCACGGTCCCCGTCACCGACGACCCTAATCTCCCAACCGTCACTTTCCGGACGTGGACTCTGGGGACTCTCGCCTGCATCCTCCTTTCTTTCCTCAACCAGTTCTTCTGGTACCGCCGAGAACCTCTGACCATCACTGCCATTTCAGCTCAGATCGCGGTGGTTCCTCTCGGCCATCTAATGGCTTCAACAATCACCAATAAGGTCTTCTTCAAGGGAACAAAGTGGGAGTTCAGTTTCAATCCGGGCCCGTTTAATGTCAAGGAGCACGTGCTAATCACTATCTTTTCTAATTCTGGCGCTGGCAACGTATATGCTATTCACATCGTTAGCGTCATCAAGCTCTTCTACAGGAAGGAGCTGAGCTTTTTGGTGGCCTTGCTAGTGGTTATAACGACGCAGGTGCTGGGTTTTGGCTGGGCTGGAGTGTTCCGGCGGTACTTGGTGGAACCTGCTGCTATGTGGTGGCCCGAGAATCTGGTTCAGGTTTCTCTGTTCAGGTGATAATTCGAATTTTTTTAGAAGTTTATTATTATCAGAAGGTATCACTTTAATAATTAGATGAAAAAtgatattttctaattaataatttttctttatatttttttaaaaaaattattattcagtttttataattgtaaaaaaattcactacttaatttttatatttttaaaatcacgTTGAAACATCTCTTATATTTTAAGAATTCAATTAGTTAGTCCTTaatcttaatttatatatatatatatatatatatatatatgattttattaGTTTTGATGAGAAAAGCGCAAagataaaattcaaattcaaaaaataatttttttaaaatgtttaaaaataaaattaaataaagaattcaaagaaaatatttaagaatataTGTCAAAATCACTAAAAACTACTATCAACCAGATTAGAATTATACATCTAAACACTCACAAGTTACAATCATAAACCGCATTAAGAATAAAGGTTTAAACTTCATAATGTCTTaagaaattatgaaaaaaaaaatccactgAAAATGCTCATCATAGCACAGCCAATTATCAATAACATGAATAATAGTTCTGAGCGCCCATGATTGATGCTGCAGAAGAAGAGATATCTTGTGGCTTGACAAAAGAAAATAGGTATCAGATGTGAGGAAAGAGAGGGATTCGATAAGGGGGAGAGGAGTGGAGTGTGGCAAAAGGGAGAAGGATGTTGGTGGTTGGAGAAATActagagagagaagagaaaaaagaaaaaaaagagcacAGAGGGGGAAAGTGAAAAATTGAGAgattaggattttttttaattcattagaCTATTTAAGTTATTAGTGTAAATTATTAAGAACATTTTAACTAGTTAAATAATTAAGATACAAAGAATGTTGTAATgtgtttttaaaaattcaaagattaaatagtgaatttttttatattatagaaattaaatagttatttttttaattattttaaaattattattttttaaattataataatatatgaactgCTAATTCTTTGTTTTGCCTTGATAATCATAACGGGAATCTTTATTTATCAGTATGCTGCTAGCTATGAAAAACGTAAAAAGAGGGCGCAGTATTAAGTGTTATTGTGCCGAAAATTCACGTGCAGGGTTACTCCACGGAAACCAAGTTTTGAaagattattatttaatccttccaataatcttatttttttactttttatacatattaaaaagttattttttattaatttttaattatattaattttaaatatattaaattttattaattatttaaagatatcttaaatatttattttaaaaataataattaataaaaaaatatttttaaaattaaataaatttaaataaaattttaataattaatttatgtgttattataatataaaataataataattattattattattataaaaaaaatattattatttttaggaaattaattatttagacctaataattaaataaaattaattatctagtttttctatttttaaaataatcgatatttttttaatattaactaTTTAGTTCTTATTTTTCCAaactataataaattt
This is a stretch of genomic DNA from Manihot esculenta cultivar AM560-2 chromosome 2, M.esculenta_v8, whole genome shotgun sequence. It encodes these proteins:
- the LOC110610020 gene encoding V-type proton ATPase subunit E, encoding MNDADVSKQIQQMVRFIRQEAEEKANEISVSAEEEFNIEKLQLVEAEKKKIRQEYERKEKQVDVRKKIEYSMQLNASRIKVLQAQDDVVNAMKEAAGKDLLNASHDHHVYKKLLHDLIVQSLLRLKEPSVLLRCRKDDLRLVESVLDSAKKEYAEKVNVHAPEIIVDNHVYLPPAPSHHNAHGPYCSGGVVLASRDGKIVCENTLDARLDVVFRKKLPEIRKRLFGQVAA